CAAATCCACTCAGCTGCATGGAAGGGAAAGAAAGGGAGAGTTAAGTATCATAGTGCAAGACACAATCAGTGACACACTGCATACTGTTAGACATATACATACGTGACATCACTGcagccagccacacacacacacacacaagtgacaTCATTGCACTTTGCCAGCACACATACAACAGTGACATCACTGCACTCTGACATACACACTCAGTGACATTACTACACTCTGACAGACACACTCAGTGACATCACCAGATACACTGCAAGCAGTTTAGAATGatctatgcatttaaaaaatgccattcttTAAAAAGTGTATTGAAACAAGCACAATCACACAAGGAACTGCTTTTAGCTTCTCCAGGACTCATGAGTTCCAATACCTCCATCAAACAGAGGAATGTTTCAGCGAGTGCCCTCATGCATGTAAGGGAGTGCTTCCTGTTTCAGTAAGCTTACCTTCCTGCTGATCATGCTTTTCTCATAATACCGCTGAACCTGTTCCAAATACAAAGACAATGAAGCATCACGACCATGCCGTCAGATCTGTGTGTTACCCTGTCACAGTGAAGCACGCTCAAACGGGTGCTTACAAATCCAGTCCTAGAAATCAactcatttttctttaaaagcatTTCCATCACACAAGTTTCAGTCCACAAGCTGATCAATGTGATTTTGATGACAGCAATACTCTCGCTGGAATAATAAATTTGTACGAGGCTGACTTGCTGTTCTCAGCATACTGACAGGTTAGTTGCATCAGACAGCTGCTTTACACTGATGCCCGATAATGCATCTACATTCAAGTGGTAAATCTGCATAGCAAAGTCCACTTCATCAATGCTGTTACTCAAAGTACACCTCCTCCCCACTCAAtccaaccccacccccacctccccgTGCAGAGATGGCAGTGAACATTACCTTGAACAGGTTAATATTGTCAATCTGCGCCTTGAACAGGAAATTATTGATCGACTGCAGCTCCGTCCCTGCATGAGGGGGagaaaatcaaataaatctgCCTTCCACCAATTTACTGCACATTGAAAACATGAATCACCTACAGTGAAAGAGAGTTTCTCTAATCTGAACACAGTGGAAAGCAGGGCCTCTAATCTGAACTCAGTGGATAGCAGGGCCTCTAATCTGAACACAGTGGATAGCAGGGCCTCTAATCTGAACACAGTGGATAGCAGGGTCTCTAATCCGAACACAGTGGATAGCAGGGTCTCTAATCCGAACACAGTGGATAGCAGGGCCTCTAATCTGAACACAGTGGACTCAGAGCTAGTGTCTGTACCGCAGTGGATCAAAGCCCTGCTCTGTATGTTATATTCAGACAGTGTTGTTAATCAATCACACAGGACTGATACAGAGTAAAAGGGTGACTGCAGGAGTGAGACCTGAGTTTGAGACACAGGTGCAAGATTCTGTTTAACAGGagtattaaacacatttcaatttattCTACATGTTTGAAACCAGCCAGAAGCCTCAAGTCTTATCTTACCTGGCTCCGTTATGATCTGCGTTTTGGGGTTCTGTCCAACTTTGCCTTTaaagcaagaaaacaaaaagcCAGTATCAAACATTTTGATGCAGAGGTAAATGCattaacatgaataaataaatacaattcagtaTGTGAGTGTCAGTGTTGTGTAACCACTGATAGACAATCATCCTAGAATAAGTCTTAATGATCTGATGTTTCAGAATGAACAACATTTGAGTTCAGACCTCTATAGTGCTGGAaggattatgtgtgtgtgttagtgtggtGTGCTCCTGCTGAAGGGTTATGAGGACCTGGAGCATGTGTGTTTTCCTCTTGATGGATTGTGAGGACacagagtgtgtgtctgtctgtgtgtgctccTAATGAAGGATTGTGAtgactttttgtgtgtgtgcacgcaTTTGTTGAAGGATCACAAAGACCTGCAGAGAGTGTCTCTCTACTGAAGGATCACAGAGCTCTGCAGAGCATGTGTCTCTGTTGAAGGATCACAGAGCTCTGCAGAGTGTGTCTCTGTTGAAGGATCACAGAGCtctgcagtgtgtctctctgttgaaggatcacagagctctgcagtgtgtctctctgttgAAGGATCACAGAGCTCTGCAGAGTGTGTCTCCCTGTTGAATGatcacagctctgcagtgtgtctctctgctgaaGGACTCAAAGGGCTTATTGTTTTTGTCTCACCTCCCAGCACTCGCACCAGGCTCTCCAGCACATATAGGATCTGTTTAATGTACATCAGGTTCTTGGCTTTCAGTCGGCTCCTGGAACAAACACAACAGTTTAGTTTTATTAAGCTACATAAGCTACGTGACAAAACTACTGTGTGTGCTCCATCATGTGCCTTCTTGTTGAACTCACTGAAgttgcatcatgtaatcaaagaaactgcaaaatgacattgcagtctaccagaagccataatagtggtacagtatttcatgttagattttgaaatgtcgcatttttcaatttgtcagttttttgttaagtatatggaaaactacgaagcagtatgtatttcaatatattaaatgtagcattattcagtaggtttaatttgtttttgtgaagcaaaatgtatttgttctgtAGCTGTGCAGGATACCCCTCGTCTCAGACTTGAGACTGTTGTGATGATGAGAGGGATGGAAAGGTCTGAGAGGAGAGGCCCCTGAGGGGCATATTTCCTAATCTGACTGCGGCAGTGCTTGGATGCTGGCAGAATGAGAGGTATGCGGGCAAAAGGTCAGAGCTCCTGAGTTTGGATTTCAGCAGAGCAGGGAGAGGAATACAAGCCAGACAAGCAGACAGATAGGCAGGCATggaaagagaaagacagacagacagactcctaCCTGTATCTCTCCATGTACTGGGTCAGCTGAGAGTGAGCACAGCAGAgctgaaaaatacaatttaaaaaatgtatatttaaaaaaaatgtaatactgtattatacagacactgacacacagacgaAACCCATATTGAACACGGCAACTCCGCAAAAGTATTTCCTGTTGAATAAATAGTCGCTGTTCCGTAACTGGGGTCCAGCTCACTGTTCCGTAACTGGGGTGCAGCTCAGGACTCATTTAATCTATGAAGAAAACAATTATTCTCCTGGCCATTCTTGAGAAGTGACTTCAATACATATTCACTGCAACCCTGCAGTCCTCCTTTGAAAACTATAAAAGGTGCTTTCATCATGTTAACCTTGTAAGTGTGGGTTGAATATTTGTTGCATACCTTCAAAGCTACACATCCCTGCAGTGTTTGTAAAGAGCCCAGTCTAAATTTTCTGTTTTGTCCAGCCGGTCCAACCATGTAAAGCTCACCAGCAACAACTGGCATGGCCGGGCACTCGCCCACCCCTGTTGTAGGTTAAACTTGTGGAAGATCCCACTGACAGATGGAGGCTTCTCGTCACTAATGCACTGCTGAGGTTGAAGGATGTAAAACCCCCTGGTCTCCCTGCCCAGTACCTGAGCACCAGTGACCAGAGCACTGTGGATGCAGGTGATGGTGTCAATGAGGTTATGAGCTTCATCGATGATCACAATCTGGTCCTTCAGTTTGATCCCTGAGGCGCGGCGCGTTGACTCGTGAAGCAGAGTTTGATAGGGCAGCACCACCAGCTAAAAGCAGGGTTACAATGAACAGCAATGTTGGCTCTGTGTAAAAGGCAGTGATTATGCACCCTATTCTCTGTAAGTTAAGATCCAATGGATCCTGTTTTCATAGGAACATTCTGTAGGAAATGCATCCTGTAATCTTGACAGTATCAAGTAGTGAATGCAGGGCCCTCGAGCGGTAAAGAGAATGATCTCAAATGTAGCATAACACATTTGATTTATACATATTAGGAATTAAACTAAACTGTGTTAAAATGCATAGCAACTGGAGTAACTTAATGCCAGAGCTGTACCTATATAAAACTAAAGAGTTTGGGCAATGCATTGAATTTCTTGGACCATTTGAAATCTCTAGTTTTTGTCTGTAAAGAGAATTCCACAGTGCAGGTCATACTGATCAATTGTAACTGTTAAAGCTAGACTTTGCGTCTAAAGAAATATGTTGcaataaactgttttgtttttgtactgccAGTAACCGTggatattattgttttaataaaatgtaatttgattatTAACATTTACCATTGTTCAAGACCTGTCATTGATATTTAATCATTCATATTAAATAAACTATTCATTAATAATATAAGGCTTAAGATATTTGACCTTTAGATATTAAGATaacctcctctctcctctcacctgtgctgtgggGATAGTAAGGAGGAGTCCCCATAGTAAGAGTATGctcctcctctttcctcccaCCTGAGCTGCAGGTATGGTGAGGAGCCCCTGTAGTAAGAGCATGCTTCTCCTCTAACCTGTGCTGCAGGGATGGCAAGGCGGCCTCCGTAGTATGGACAGGCTCTGTTCTGCTTGGCCAGCGTGACGAGCTGCTCGATGTCCCGCACCTGCGCCAGGGCCTGGTCTCGGAGGGTCTGCATCGCAGCGGGTGATGAGAACGGGCACACTGCCTTCCTCTGGCCCCTCCGCTTCCGGGGCTCCTCATCCTCAGGGGCCTTCCTTTCTGCAGGGGGGGGAGGGTGGGAGGTGGAGAGGGACCGGGGCTAGTCAGACAGGAGAGGGGCCCTCGCTGTACAATATGGGGCCAATGGAGGCCCTCCAAAAACTCTGAACCATCTTTTTATGAGGGTGTCCCGCACAGCCCTGCTCACCTGAGTGTTTGTTCTGCATCTCCATGGTGTCCCGCACAGCCCTGCTCACCTGAGTGTTTGTTCTGCATCTCCATGGTGTCCCGCACAGCCCTGCTCACCTGACTGTTTGTTCTGCATCTCCATGGTGTCCCGCACAGCCCTGCTCACCTGAGTGTTTGTTCTTCATCTCCATGGTGTCCCGCCCAGCCCTGCTCACCTGACTGTTTGTTCTTGTGCATCTCCATGCACCGCTCGTTGATGAGCTGCACAGAGCCGAGCTGCCGCACCTCCTCATTGATGCACAGATTCTACAAGAGCAAGAACAGCATGgagctttaaaacagaaaacagcaagaAGAAACACTCTGCTAAACATGCTCACCttgcagctgattgatctcagaaatctgtcaagtcaggtcttaaaagGAATCCAgcaattcagcatcaacaacatggccaAGTAAcccttggtaacccattccatcccctcaccactctctgagtgaagaagtgtctcctatcctctatcctaagtctatctccacttaatttccaactgtgtcctgttttttgtgctgtactgttaaGTTCAACttgtcaactccttttaggaCCAAGATCCTTTCATGCAGCACAATGTTCCATACCGCCGTCCCCTCGTAACCTCCCGGTCTGAATGTTCCCCTCAGTTCCAGTGGATCAGTGCACAGCATCGCTGGGAGCCGTACCTGTCTAGATGCCAGTGATACCAGTCTGGTGTCTTTGCCAAACGGACTCTTCTGGACCTCGTGTACAAACTGGGAGAGCTGGGAGTGAGTCCGACTACAGTAATATATCTAAAGATCAAAGACAGTCGTTAGGGAGGCATCTGTCAATATTCCTATCGTTATCATTGTCCATGCTTTTCTACTTCAACTACAGGCAGCTACAGTAGGAGTGGCTCCTTTGGGAAAggcatggctgtgtggtgtgcagggtgagttataCAGTCATGGagcacaggtttgtgtcctggctgtgtgaagtagtCAGTCTTCGTTGGGGATTCCAGAAGCAGCACTGGGTaaaaatcgggggtaaaataattgggcacactaaattaaaaaaataaataaataaacatagagGTGTACAGCATGCTCCAGTAAAGGTGTGTTACAATGTGTAATAGAAACATTCTTTACCAACCTTGGTCACATGCTCTTCTTCCAGATCATCGTCTTCATCATCATAGCTGGGAAACATGGGAAGGTTTAACATGTCGCTTCCACACACCAGAacagtggttattattattattattattattattattattattattattattattattattattaataataatacattcccATGAAGTCCCTGCAGTGTAGTAATACAGATAAAATGAGACCCTAAAACAAGGAGAACAAAACATTTTGGGGTTAGTATTGAACAGATAGCTAATTAATTCTATCCACATAATGCATCTTTTAGCAGGAGTTTGCCAAACCCTGTGAGAAtcatttttacacagaattgtctTACGAAGTCCGATCAGCTCTAGCCTTGGAGGAATTTCTCTACCTCAGGAGAGACAAGATTAATGCAAAGCAGGTCTGTGAATCCAGCCACATAATGTGATTATTCAAATGTGTCTCCTTCAGAGTTGGTTAATAGCAGACCTCGGACAAATACAGTTATAAATgtggtttgtgaaaagtaattattatttgaaaataattaaatacagattgcagAAATTTGAAATCCTCAACCACCATGTGGTAATTGCAAGGCTtggtacataattatacatttagggtaataattaacttttagtttttgaTTATGCATTAACTATTTGGGAATAGCTGAAGATATATTTTTGTCAAATAACGTAcatatatttaagtattttcaaatagtatttgttttctgcaaaaaaatgtaatattttcaaataagATTTGATTTTGTacaattaatatttgaatatttaaaaacaaaattgatttattcaagcatttctatttaaatagttcaactatttgaaataggtggtgtttacaaataaaatatcaaatacaactaTATTAGTCCCAAGTCTGGTTAATAGTGATTAAAGTAAAGCactttgcaaaaataacaagacTGCACAGTGATGTGGAATGATGGTTATTGAAATCCACAGTGACTGAATCCTGTATGGTGTTGCTGCTTGTGGTTTTACTGTGAGGTGGTGCTCCTGTGTGGTGTTGCTGTGTAGCGTTGCTGTGTGATGTTTCTGTTGTGTGGTGGTGTTCCTGTGTGATGTTCCTGTATGGTGTTGTTTGGTGTTACTGTTGAGGTCCGTTCCAGACTCTGCCCCCTGGTTACCTATTCTGCTTCTTCTTTGTGTCATCGTCGCTCTCGTACTCTGCCACGATAAGTTCCTCCTCATCCCTGTCCTCCAGCCCGCCCCCCTCTGATGTTATCATCTCCTGACTGCGCTGGAGCAGCTGCACAGCCTCCAAGTCTTCATCGCTCTTCTGAAACAGAGTCCCGCTCccttactatactgtactgtacctcacTCTTCATtgtgttactgtactgtacctcgcTCTTCATtgtgttactgtactgtacctcgcTCTTCATtgtgttactgtactgtacctcgcTCTTCATTGTGTTACTGTACCTCGCTCTTCATTGTGTTACTGTACCTTGCTCTTCATtgtgttactgtactgtaccttgctCTACCTCGCTCTTCATTGTGTTACTCTACCTCGCTCTTCATtgtgttactgtactgtacctcgcTCTTCATtctgttactgtactgtaccttgctCTTCATTACTATACTCTACTGTACCTTGCGTTTCATTGCATAATGCAACCCTGTGTTGTGTCTAATCTGCTCCAGgcgctcctctctcctcttcctcctcagctCCTCCTCCTGAGGGAAGATCAACACACAGATAAGAGCCTCCCCAATGCACACATACAGCCTTTTATAAGAAAAGGTACACAACTGGTGAGAATACAACAGTGTCTGTTTAACATGttgtaaatatacagtaggcAAAACATGCAACTATAGTATAGACATATAGTGTATGTTGAAAACAAATGTGCTTGCAAAGTTCCATCCCTTATACAACTTTAACAtggtatttttgcaattttatcatttccatggttatactatacatttaccatcatGCACCctggtttgacatgtttattaatatgctgtacTATACCTCACACTTCTTTAGCATGCTTACCTatcctttgctatgctttcactgtacttaaTTActatttgctatgcttttgtaATAGGAAGTGTTTATAAGGGATGAAACGGAGGCCACTGGTACCCAAGATAGAGCCTTGACATTCCAGAACAGGATTTGAATATTTCCATCTCAAGAACTGACATGAATGTTGACAGCAAGTTAAACCCCTTTCGATGTGACATACGCATGTGCAAATCCAGTATCCCCTGCAGATCTGACCATAGAAACCCCTCTTTACCTTCAGCTTGTCAACCAGGTCCCTCTTTGCCTTCTTCTGCACGAAGTCTGTGATCCAGCCTGGCTCGCTGGGGGAGTGGGGGCTGCACCGGCTGGCAGAGGAGGGCTGCTTGTGGGGAGAGACCCCTGGCTCAGCCAGCAGCACAGCCGCCTCCTGCCTCTTGCGCTCCTCCTCATCCCGCAGCCAGGACAGGGCGCCACAGATCAGACTCAGAGACTTCCCCTGCAATCAGAGCCCAGGATTTGAGCAGGACTGTAGGAGAGCAGGCAGCACACAGTCTTGTACTGTAGGCAAGCTTACACCACAGACAAGGAAACAAGACTTCCCTTGCACAGTTTGGTCCATCCctggttttactgttttaataagACAACCTGAGCTtgttgttacctatacactggggctaatcaggatcacagtaaaacctggaatgggagacTCTGCTGTGCGATAGGaggcttattcccatccctgtatcAGGGCAGCTAGTACTGCTGGCAAGCTCAAGGGAACGGCACAGACTGTGGCCACTTTAAACCAGTCAGTGTATGTGAAGCACTTGTGACATGACTGTGGTTTGGGTATTTTGAGTCCAATGCTTTTGTAATTGGAGTCTTTGAAAAACTGTCCTTTTAAATGCCAGTCAAACTGCCTCTGTGCCAGATGACAGGTAAAACACAGTGCAATAAGCAAGCTAATTCACCACTACAATACAAGCGCACGTCAACAGTTTCTTCtataataaaatgttgattttaaattATGAGTTGTCCTAACTACCTTCCAAGAGCACTGTCTAAGAGCCACTCTAATGCGCTCTCTCTAATAATATGATATAGGAGATCACTTGTATTCTGGGCTGCATTATGTTGACATGAGCCCTTACCGTCCCAGTTGGGCTCTCAAAGATCCCAATCTTCCCTTGATCCAAAGCACTGTACAAGGATTCCATGAACTGCTCCTGGATGGAATACGGTTGGTATGGAAACGGGAAGCGGAGGGAAGCGTCAGACATCCTGGAAAAGACTGTCTGTGGAGAAACAAATGTGCCTTCTTTAATGTTTCCTTGAAAAACACACGGAATCCAACATGTGTCTGTCCGTCAGGCCAGTTTCCTCTTTACACTGCTCTGCTTCAGAGACCACATTGACGTACCAGTTTGTCAACAGTGTGTCTGTTTGGCCCGTACACCTCTGTTTCGTTACACGGCAGTAAGAAAAGCAGTAGCTTTTTGCCCATGGGGGGCCTGGGGGGGGTGGAGAGATCTACGTCGTCAGCAGCCCGTTATCAATACCACtgggtttgcttgtttgttttttatacagatGATATTTAACAAGGAAGACCTTAACTCGAATGTctgcttattcattttttttctgatctACTCTTGACAATCCAGTTTGTGTCTAATCCCAAAGCTGGTTGGGACCCAAGCTTCATCCCTTTTATGTCACTGTCAGACAGATTTATAGTCATGCTCCTAGTTCTGCGTTGCATTGATAATAATAGTGCTgtggagaaaaataatacatacagaTAAACCCGTTTTCTATCACCTCGCTTCATATCATACCCAGTTTATTATCCACTCACCATGCACCAttggttctttgagaaattacctctttTAATATCAtttcacaaacccgcttattgtcacgttttgtgcagcctgtcaaatgctgcgtggccgggctttactaagtaaccacaggatataattaatttccaacgcaactaacaaccaataatcatctcgactgataaactgacattttgcgcagcctgtcaaatgctgcatgtgcggtcttaacgggatacagttcagttataaaacaccaacgtcaccaaattttaacagtcagtcttaacaaatgcacacaaaaaaacaccaagtatTGGTGGCTCTCATCAGtcaacaattcatgccttttttagataatgacacaaactgtttcgttccagttaatgatacatgatgtgtttgtcctgtagtaaactatatgcatttgtttaaatgtaaagaacgactacATGTagagtattaaaacactgctctttcaTTCacgattttctttctttctgtttaccATCAAAGGCAAACATGAAACCTGGTTTATATCCTGATCTGCTTTATATCACGATATAAAGCAGGCtcgtctgtatctgtgtgtgtgtgtgtgtgtgtgtatatatatatatatatatatatatatatatatatatatacacacacacacatacacacacacacggatgaagGCTATATGTACAACCTGAGCTATTCGAAAAAAGGCATAATATCACAGTGAGGTCAAAATGTCATAATTTTATGATGaccaaaatgagaatacgttaaaaaaaaattgatgtaaagctggtacatttgtatatttaaaGACATTCCTGTCTCTCTGAAAATTTACATTCATCCCTCACCAACAGCAGCACCAACCAACCAAGCGAGAGACAAAAATGTTCTACTCTGACTGcgactaataataaaataaaaaagcacacccCATTGAAACAAATTTTcctagaaatgtgttattttttgcaGGCCAGTTTAATTCACTGTACCTGAAATATcttaaagaaaattatatttaagattctttaatattgacttaatgtaCGCTATTAGTCATTAAATCCACTTGAAATTTTAACCTTAAAatttgtttattgtctttttttttattagacactaatatccatgtattataaaattatatatacagtgccttgcaaaagtattcagaaccctgaccaattctctcatattactgaattacaaatggtacattgaaatttcgttctgttggatattttattttaaaacactgaaactcagaatcaattattgtaaggtgacattggttttatgttggaaaatatttttaagaaaaataaaaaactgaaatatcttgcttgcatatgtattcaacccctgtgctgtggaagctcccagcttgcaccgatgaaagaaattgcccaaacgaggacacaattaccttaccattggcctccacctgtgaaccattaaagttgctgtcacattttctggataaaaaccccactgttgaaggatcattggtaaggctgtgaatctgaaggaaaatgaagaccgaGCCCGAGCCCGAGCCCGAGCCCGAGCCCGAGCCCGAGCCCGAGCCCGAGcccattctacagaagttagacaaatgcatagattagggaaagggtacaaaataatatccaagtgtttggatatcccagtgagcacagttggagcaataatcaggaagtggaagctgcatcacaccacccaagcactgccaagaaaggttttgtggtcagatgagaccaagatggagctttttggccaaaactcaaagcgctatgtgtggcgcaaacctaatactgcccttgcctcaagacacaccatccctacagtgaagtatggtggtggcagcatcatgctgtggggatgcttctcatcagcagggactgggcatcttgttacaattgaaggaagaatggatggagcaaaatacaggaaaatactgcaagagaatctgcttcagtctgctaaaaaactgaagcttgggaggaaattcacctttcagcagaacaatgatctcaagcacaaggccaaagcaacattggagtggctcaagaacaaaaaggtgaatgtcctacagtggcccagtcaaggtcctgatctcaatcccattgagaatttgtggcactatttgaaaattgcggtccacaggtgtcgtccaaccaacctgaagtaaatctaccaagaagaattggccaaaatcactccgacactgtgtgcaaagctggtacatacttaccccaaaagacttaaagctgttattgcagcgaaaggtggctctaccaaatattaatgtgtgggtgttgaatacttatgcaagcaagatatttcagttttttatttttcttaaaaatatttcccaacataaaaccaatgtcaccttacaataattgattttgagt
This window of the Polyodon spathula isolate WHYD16114869_AA chromosome 7, ASM1765450v1, whole genome shotgun sequence genome carries:
- the ddx11 gene encoding ATP-dependent DNA helicase DDX11 → MGRGSVYNVNKRNLIPEETCRTVRTVFSRMSDASLRFPFPYQPYSIQEQFMESLYSALDQGKIGIFESPTGTGKSLSLICGALSWLRDEEERKRQEAAVLLAEPGVSPHKQPSSASRCSPHSPSEPGWITDFVQKKAKRDLVDKLKEEELRRKRREERLEQIRHNTGLHYAMKRKKSDEDLEAVQLLQRSQEMITSEGGGLEDRDEEELIVAEYESDDDTKKKQNSYDDEDDDLEEEHVTKIYYCSRTHSQLSQFVHEVQKSPFGKDTRLVSLASRQNLCINEEVRQLGSVQLINERCMEMHKNKQSERKAPEDEEPRKRRGQRKAVCPFSSPAAMQTLRDQALAQVRDIEQLVTLAKQNRACPYYGGRLAIPAAQLVVLPYQTLLHESTRRASGIKLKDQIVIIDEAHNLIDTITCIHSALVTGAQLCCAHSQLTQYMERYRSRLKAKNLMYIKQILYVLESLVRVLGGKVGQNPKTQIITEPGTELQSINNFLFKAQIDNINLFKVQRYYEKSMISRKLSGFVEKFQGGTVQPINKENRSTAGLERFLQSIRPGAAPEVPSPDQTGGMEDGQPSMASPMMQIEGFLFALTNANKDGRVVLHRQGSLAQSSLKFLMLNPAVHFSAVLQQCRAVIIAGGTMQPVADFKEQLLLSAGVGPERIAVFSCGHVIPPNNILPIILCSGPSGQQLEFTYQKRDTPHMMDETGRILSNLCNVVPGGVVCFFPSYEYEKRVHAHWEETGLLARLSAKKKIFQEPKKASQVEQVLAEYSRCIQRCSQSTGPLTGALLFSVVGGKMSEGINFSDDLGRCVVMVGMPYPNIKSPELQEKMAYLDKTMPRVGGVSPGKALIENLCMKAVNQSIGRAIRHRGDYASVLLLDQRYSRAGPLSKLPQWIRNSTQVQPAFGPAFAALRKFFMEKKTLSRS